A single region of the Oncorhynchus keta strain PuntledgeMale-10-30-2019 chromosome 4, Oket_V2, whole genome shotgun sequence genome encodes:
- the LOC118378279 gene encoding beta-1,4-galactosyltransferase 7-like, with protein MMYSSRRKPVLYFKEDRRFCSGKCTVYKLFGLCVALVLVSLLWLQLSCTGDMSRVVVDDGRIPHQPCPLERQASAADDPSWGPHKLALLIPFRERFEELLVFVPFMHTFLNNKKILHKIFVINQMDHYRFNRASLINVGYTESGNDTDYIAMHDVDLLPLNEALDYGFPEEGPFHVASPELHPLYHYKAYVGGILLLTKQHYHMCNGMSNRFWGWGREDDEFYRRLRTAGLQLFRPSGIKTGYKTFRHIHDPAWRKRDQKRVAAQKQEQFKVDPEGGLTNLQYKLESRQELTISGAPVTVLNTKLECDTDKTPWCLLT; from the exons ATGATGTATTCATCAAGAAGAAAACCAGTCCTCTATTTCAAAGAAGACAGAAG ATTCTGTTCTGGGAAATGCACAGTCTACAAACTATTTGGTCTGTGTGTGGCGCTGGTACTGGTCTCCCTCCTATGGCTCCAACTCAGCTGTACAGGAGACATGAGCCGGGTTGTAGTGGATGACGGACGCATCCCCCATCAGCCTTGTCCGCTGGAGAGACAGGCATCCGCTGCGGACGACCCTTCCTGGGGTCCTCACAAGCTGGCCCTCCTGATACCTTTCAGGGAGAGGTTTGAGGAGCTGCTGGTGTTTGTCCCCTTCATGCACACCTTCTTGAACAACAAGAAAATACTGCATAAGATCTTTGTAATAAACCAGATGGATCACTATCG GTTCAACAGAGCCTCTCTCATTAACGTTGGTTACACGGAGAGTGGTAACGACACTGATTACATCGCCATGCATGATGTGGACTTGTTACCTCTGAATGAAGCTCTGGACTATGGTTTCCCAGAGGAGGGCCCGTTCCACGTGGCCTCACCAGAGCTGCACCCCCTGTATCACTACAAGGCATATGTGGGAGGAATCCTGCTGCTCACCAAACAGCATTATCACATG TGCAATGGCATGTCCAACCGGTtctggggatgggggagagaagaCGATGAATTCTACAGGAGACTAAGAACTGCTGGATTACAG CTCTTCAGGCCCAGTGGGATAAAAACAGGGTATAAAACCTTTCGCCATATCCATGACCCTGCCTGGAGGAAGAGAGACCAGAAGAGAGTGGCTGCACAGAAACAG GAACAATTCAAGGTTGACCCTGAGGGCGGGTTGACTAACTTGCAGTACAAGCTGGAGTCGAGACAGGAGCTGACTATTAGTGGAGCCCCTGTCACTGTCCTCAACACCAAACTGGAGTGTGACACAGACAAGACTCCCTGGTGTCTGTTGACCTAA